Proteins encoded together in one Chaetodon auriga isolate fChaAug3 chromosome 20, fChaAug3.hap1, whole genome shotgun sequence window:
- the LOC143339272 gene encoding 5-hydroxytryptamine receptor 3A-like → MFAGFLFLLLFTVYEEDSESNCSYQALFKYLNLTRSNDLYTMVRPVKHYNVTTLIQLKMVIYAILDVREIDQSLVLYVWIYMSWRNYHIWWDPKDFCGLNHVLFPTEALWKPDLSIDEMTEKDKAPPSPYLSVTNEGLVESRNDQVVVSTCRMQVYKFPFDTQICTLSMKSALHSDEIKFDVILNSSKITELSREVMRTQYEWLFLNMTVAKTTVSTFGYDQSMVIYTISMRRRAVLYIVNFLLPVFFFFFLDLASFLISDTGGEKLGFKVTVLLAVTVMQLILNEILPASSDRIPLIAVYCIGTFALMMLSLLETILVMYLIEKDNQPDEEQSRSEDKQSKVNFYRCFGVWSSAEDE, encoded by the exons TGTACGAGGAGGACTCTGAGAGTAACTGCAGTTATCAGGCTCTTTTTAAGTACCTGAACCTGACCAGAAGCAATGACCTGTACACCATGGTCCGGCCTGTTAAACACTACAACGTCACCACATTGATACAACTCAAAATGGTGATCTATGCCATCCTGGATGTG AGAGAGATCGACCAGAGTTTGGTTCTTTACGTTTGGATTTATATG AGCTGGCGCAATTACCACATTTGGTGGGATCCCAAAGATTTTTGTGGACTGAACCACGTGTTATTTCCTACTGAAGCATTATGGAAGCCGGATCTAAGTATTGACGAGAT GACGGAGAAGGATAAGGCCCCCCCGAGTCCTTATCTGAGTGTTACAAATGAAGGTCTTGTCGAATCCCGGAACGATCAGGTGGTGGTCAGCACCTGCAGGATGCAAGTTTACAAATTCCCCTTCGACACTCAGATCTGCACCCTGTCTATGAAATCAGCCTTACACT CGGATGAAATAAAGTTTGATGTCATCCTCAACAGTTCAAAGATCACAGAGTTGTCCCGGGAAGTGATGCGGACCCAGTACGAGTGGCTGTTCCTCAACATGACAGTTGCCAAAACAACTGTCAGTACTTTTGGCTACGACCAAAGCATGGTCATTTACACT ATCTCCATGAGAAGGCGGGCTGTCCTCTACATCGTCAACTTCCTGCTGcccgtcttcttcttcttctttctggaCTTGGCCTCTTTCTTGATCTCGGACACTGGGGGCGAGAAGCTTGGCTTCAAGGTCACTGTGCTGCTTGCTGTTACTGTGATGCAGCTTATTCTGAATGAAATTCTGCCGGCCTCCTCAGACAGGATTCCACTCATAG cGGTCTACTGTATTGGGACTTTTGCCCTGATGATGCTCAGCCTTCTGGAGACGATTTTAGTGATGTATCTGATAGAGAAAGACAACCAGCCAGATGAAGAGCAAAGCCGCAGTGAggacaaacaaagcaaagtcaACTTCTATAGATGTTTTGGAG TATGGAGCAGCGCAGAGGACGAGTAG